The stretch of DNA TGGCGGCCATGGACCCGAGGATGCCCATGTACATGCCCATGGCGAATTTCGTGCCGCTGTTCGCAATGTGGGCCATTATGATGGCCGCCATGATGCTGCCGACGCTGGTGCCGACGCTGCGCAGTTACGAGGATCTGATGGTCAGTGCCGATGGCACGCGGGCCGGGTGGTTAGGTGTTCTCGCGGGCTACTCCATCGTCTGGGTCGCATTTGCCGCCCTGATCACGGGCGTTCAACTGGCCTTGCTTTTTGGCGGTGTCATCGACATGCTGGGCATATCCAAGACCACCACATTTGCGGGCGTGCTTTTGATCGCCGTTGGTCTGTTTCAATTTACCCGAGCGAAGGAAATCTGCCATGGCGTCTGCCATAGCCCCATGACCTATTTCCTTGGACACTGGCGCACCGGCTTTGCGGGCGGGCTGCGCATGGGGCTGGGCCTTGGCGCGTTCTGCGTGGGCTGCTGCTGGGGGTTCATGGCGCTTGGATTTGTCGGTGGGGTGATGAGCCTGTTGTGGATGGGCCTCGCCACGCTTTTCATGGTGATCGAAAAGCTGCCCCAGATCGGGCACGTCGTCACCAAACCCATGGGGGTCGTTCTGACCCTTGCAGGGCTGGCCGTGCTGGCCTGGCCCTTTGTGAACGGAGGATAAGATGGCCGTCAAGAAACGCCCCGATGCCGACAAGCTGCCCGTCAGCCAGCGCATCGACAGCCGGATGCCCAATCCGGGCCGCCGCCAGATGTCGCCCACCGAATGGGCCATCAAGGGCGAGTTGTTCCTCAACTGCTCTTGCGAAGTGTTCTGCCCTTGCGTCGTGTCGCTGGGTGCGCACCCTCCGACCGAAGGGCATTGTCACGCGTGGATGGCCATCGCCATCGACGAGGGGCACTTCGAGGGCGAAGACCTGTCGGGCCTGAACGTGGGCCTGATGGTCGACATTCCGGGTCGTATGGGCGAGGGCGGCTGGAAAGTCGCCGCCTATGTGGACGAGCGCGCCAGCGGCAAGGCCTATAACGGCATCCTGCAAATCTTCTCTGGCGCTGCTGGCGGAACCACGGGTCTTTTCACCATGTTGGTGAGCGACATAGTGGGCGCAGAGCGCGAAAAAGTCGAGATCGTGCGCGAGGGCAAGAAACGCGGTCTCTATATCGGGCGCAAGATCCAGGGCGAGATCGAGATGATCGACGGAAAGTCGCCGGATCACCCGGTGATGATCTCGAACTCCAAGTACTGGATGGGCCCCGACATCATTGCGGCACGCGGCGTGAAATCCAAGGTGCGCGACTATGGCCGCATCTGGGACTTCGGCGGCAAGTCGGCCGAGATCTGCCCGATCGACTGGAAAGGCCCCAAGCCGTGATCGACGCGGGTTATGTACGCATCATGGCCCGTTACAACGCCTGGCAGAACAGCCAGCTGACGGAGATGCTGACAGGCGTGCCGGACGACGAATTGCGCAAGGATCGCGGGGCGTTCTTCGGCTCGATCATGGCAACGTTGAACCACATCCTGTGGGGCGACACGATGTGGATGAGCCGCTTTACCAACGAGGTGCCGCCGCCCGCCGTCCCTCCGCAGCAGCACAAAGAATTTACACAGACGTTCGCTGTCTGGAGCGCGGAACGCTTCCGCATGGATGGCACGATCCGCCTGTGGGGCGACCGGCTCGACACGGTCGATCTCAAAGGGGATCTGTCGTGGTACTCCGGCACGCTGAAGCAGGACTTCCAGATGCCGCTTGAGACCTGCGTGACGCATATGTTCACCCACCAGACCCATCACCGGGGTCAGGTGCACGCCATGATGACGGCGGCAGGTCTGCCTGCGCCCGTCACTGATATCGTATTCATGCCAAAGGACGAGTGATGGCCGTTATCTCTCCATCGCGCCGCCTGCGCCGCACCCCGTTTTCGGACGGGGTCGAGGCGGCAGGGGTCAAAGCCTACACCATCTACAACCGGATGCTGCTGCCCACAGTGTTCGAAAGTGTCGAAGCCGATTACCGCCATTTGAAAGATCACGTACAGGTCTGGGATGTGTCGGTCGAACGCCAGGTCGAACTGCGCGGCCCCGATGCCGGACGCCTGATGCAAATGCTGACTCCGCGCGATTTGCGCCGGATGCTGCCCGGCCAGTGCTACTATGTGCCCATCGTGGACGAGACCGGCGGTATGCTGAATGATCCTGTCGCTGTGAAGCTGAGCGAGGATCGGTGGTGGATCTCCATTGCGGACAGCGACCTGCTCTTGTGGGTCAAGGGGATCGCCAATGGCTACCGACTGGACGTGCTGGTGGACGAACCCGATGTGTCACCCCTTGCCATCCAGGGTCCCAAGGCCGAAGAGCTCGTGTCGCGTGTCTTTGGCGAGCGCATCCGCGACATCCGTTTTTTCCGCTTCGACATGTTTCAGTTCGAGGGTTACGACTTGGCCATTGCGCGCTCGGGCTATTCCAAGCAGGGCGGGTTCGAGATTTACGTGCCAGACAGCGCCATCGGCATGCCGCTCTGGAATGCGCTTTTTGATGCAGGCGAAGACCTGCAGGTGCGCGCGGGCTGCCCGAACGGGATCGAGCGTATCGAAGGTGGGTTGATGTCCTACGGCAATGACATGACCGACGACAACACGCCCCACGAATGCGGGTTGGGCCGGTTTTGCGACACGCAGACCGCAATCGGCTGTATCGGTCGGGATGCACTCTTGCGCGTGTCCAAGGAAGGCCCGGTGCAGCAGATCAGGCCGATTGCAATTCACGGTGAGCCTGTTCCGACCTGCGACCGGCCATGGCCGTTGCGCGCAGGTGGCAAGCGTGTCGGGCAGATCACCTCGGCTGCGTGGTCGCCGGATTTCAAGACCAACGTGTCTATCGGTATGGTCCGCATGACCCATTGGGACCCGGGCACCGATCTGGAGGTCGAGACCCTGGACGGGATGCGCCGCGCAACCGTACAAAAGGCGTTCTGGTTATAACGGTCGGACCGGGGCACTGCCCCGGACCCCGCGGTTTATTTTGCGAAATGAAGCAGGGGATCGTCCCCAAAAAATGGAGAGCGACATGTTCAAGGCACTGGTGGTCAACAAGGACGAAGAGAGCAGCAAGACATCCGCTGCAGTGACCGAACTGTCGCTGGATGATCTGCCCCAGGCCGAGGTGACCGTTGCGGTCGAGTATTCCACCGTGAACTACAAGGACGGCCTGTGCATCGGTCCTGGCGGCGGTCTGGTGCGCAAGTATCCGCACGTGCCAGGCATCGACTTTGCCGGCACGGTCGAGGCGTCGGATGACGACCGCTATGCGCCCGGCGACAAGGTCGTGCTGACCGGCTGGCGTGTGGGCGAGGCGCATTGGGGTGGGTACGCCCAAAAGGCCCGGGTGAAGGCCGATTGGCTGGTGCCGCTGCCCGACGGTCTGGATACCCGTCAGGCCATGGCCGTTGGCACCGCC from Tateyamaria omphalii encodes:
- a CDS encoding DUF2182 domain-containing protein, with the translated sequence MPHLVRSTLWLAFFGAILASWWVMYSMSLDMDVDLFGRPGEMGARMAAMDPRMPMYMPMANFVPLFAMWAIMMAAMMLPTLVPTLRSYEDLMVSADGTRAGWLGVLAGYSIVWVAFAALITGVQLALLFGGVIDMLGISKTTTFAGVLLIAVGLFQFTRAKEICHGVCHSPMTYFLGHWRTGFAGGLRMGLGLGAFCVGCCWGFMALGFVGGVMSLLWMGLATLFMVIEKLPQIGHVVTKPMGVVLTLAGLAVLAWPFVNGG
- a CDS encoding DUF1326 domain-containing protein, which translates into the protein MAVKKRPDADKLPVSQRIDSRMPNPGRRQMSPTEWAIKGELFLNCSCEVFCPCVVSLGAHPPTEGHCHAWMAIAIDEGHFEGEDLSGLNVGLMVDIPGRMGEGGWKVAAYVDERASGKAYNGILQIFSGAAGGTTGLFTMLVSDIVGAEREKVEIVREGKKRGLYIGRKIQGEIEMIDGKSPDHPVMISNSKYWMGPDIIAARGVKSKVRDYGRIWDFGGKSAEICPIDWKGPKP
- a CDS encoding DinB family protein — translated: MIDAGYVRIMARYNAWQNSQLTEMLTGVPDDELRKDRGAFFGSIMATLNHILWGDTMWMSRFTNEVPPPAVPPQQHKEFTQTFAVWSAERFRMDGTIRLWGDRLDTVDLKGDLSWYSGTLKQDFQMPLETCVTHMFTHQTHHRGQVHAMMTAAGLPAPVTDIVFMPKDE
- a CDS encoding dimethylsulfoniopropionate demethylase, with the protein product MAVISPSRRLRRTPFSDGVEAAGVKAYTIYNRMLLPTVFESVEADYRHLKDHVQVWDVSVERQVELRGPDAGRLMQMLTPRDLRRMLPGQCYYVPIVDETGGMLNDPVAVKLSEDRWWISIADSDLLLWVKGIANGYRLDVLVDEPDVSPLAIQGPKAEELVSRVFGERIRDIRFFRFDMFQFEGYDLAIARSGYSKQGGFEIYVPDSAIGMPLWNALFDAGEDLQVRAGCPNGIERIEGGLMSYGNDMTDDNTPHECGLGRFCDTQTAIGCIGRDALLRVSKEGPVQQIRPIAIHGEPVPTCDRPWPLRAGGKRVGQITSAAWSPDFKTNVSIGMVRMTHWDPGTDLEVETLDGMRRATVQKAFWL